One window of the Thamnophis elegans isolate rThaEle1 chromosome 6, rThaEle1.pri, whole genome shotgun sequence genome contains the following:
- the LOC116510756 gene encoding protocadherin beta-16-like produces the protein MENGFWKRQGLYVLLSFSFLRVMCASIRFSVPEEKKKGFLVANVLKELKLKTGELTTRKAHLVAEGTQEYFHLDIQTGNLLINDKIDREALCGQDDPCLLLSQLVLENPLDMFNLEIKIEDVNDNAPKFWKNNVEVDILETVPKSTTFPLEPAQDEDLGENSIQNYTLSPNEHFHLEVHKNEDGDNNIYLVLKKTLDRERMSHLELILLAIDEGVPKKTGTVQININVLDINDNFPLFSKSEYKARIKENLPKGTLVIKVEATDLDLGSNAQILYSFHQVPERINNLFYLNEITGEITVCGQIDYEKEKSYSMNIRATDGGGLSGHCKTLIEVEDENDNPPEVSIISLISPLKEDSPLDTIVALFNVRDQDSGDNSKTVCSVQMNLPFVLKATTNNFYQLVLQSPLDRETVTEYNITITAIDWGAPRLTSTRLINVQISDVNDNSPLFEKSSYDMQIRENNIPGLFIGSVHALDLDTTLNAKVNYIVLPGKGDGMMTSYISINSETGNMYALRSLDYEQIRGFRVTVGASDGGSPSLSSEVIVRIHIIDENDNAPFFLYPLQNNTSPCNELLPKSAEAGYLVTKVVAVDGDSGQNSWLSYELLKATDPALFSIGAQNGEVKTRRVLNERDTSKQRLVILVRDNGLPPQTSTALLNVLLVDGFSDPFLRRVDVSVQEPEEDKTLTKYLVICLAAVSFVFLVCIVVFIVVKIFKKDPQSHFTAAVPHFPPAGSDTPGNCADSQNGSLSRTYRYDVCLTGGSLSSEFRFLRPLFPVFSVGDVSVPENSGISAGIQDTSEQVAVNGAKKEYDFLQHGKMWGQNANILGFLLDGCKHSFQAYFPSANGEVKTMRLVNIRDSFKHTLIVAVRDNGHPPQSASATLRILLVDGFSDPYMKIMENPKDEVPQEGDHTLTLYLIICLVAISSIFLLSVTVFIVTKFQK, from the exons ATGGAGAATGGCTTTTGGAAAAGGCAAGGTCTGTatgtccttctctctttttcattcCTTAGAGTAATGTGTGCTTCAATTCGCTTTTCTGTCccggaagaaaagaaaaaggggtttCTGGTGGCTAATGTGCTCAaggaattgaaactgaaaacagGGGAGCTTACCACACGCAAAGCACATTTAGTTGCTGAGGGCACTCAGGAATACTTCCACCTTGATATTCAAACTGGGAATCTGTTGATTAATGATAAAATAGACAGAGAAGCTTTATGTGGCCAGGATGATCCTTGTCTACTTCTTTCTCAGCTTGTTTTGGAAAACCCCTTAGATATGTTTAACCTTGAAATCAAGATAGAAGATGTGAATGACAATGCACCCAAATTTTGGAAAAACAATGTGGAGGTAGACATTCTTGAGACTGTTCCTAAAAGTACAACGTTCCCCTTGGAACCTGCCCAAGATGAGGACTTGGGagaaaatagcatccaaaattataCTCTTAGTCCCAATGAACATTTTCACCTGGAAGTACATAAGAATGAAGACGGGGATAACAATATATACCTTGTTTTGAAGAAAACATTAGATAGGGAGAGGATGTCACACCTTGAATTGATTCTATTGGCTATTGATGAAGGAGTTCCAAAGAAAACTGGCACAGttcaaattaatattaatgttctGGATATTAATGATAACTTTCCTTTGTTTAGTAAGTCTGAATATAAGGCAAGAATAAAGGAGAATCTCCCTAAGGGAACTCTTGTGATTAAGGTGGAAGCTACAGATCTGGATTTGGGTTCAAATGCGCAAATCCTCTACTCGTTCCATCAGGTGCCTGAAAGAATaaacaatttgttttatttaaatgaaattacTGGTGAAATAACTGTTTGTGGACAGATTGATTATGAGAAAGAAAAGAGCTATAGCATGAACATCAGAGCAACAGATGGAGGGGGTCTTTCAGGGCACTGCAAGACACTGATAGAGGTTGAAGATGAGAATGACAATCCCCCAGAAGTGTCCATCATATCTCTGATCAGCCCTTTAAAGGAGGACTCTCCCCTGGACACAATAGTGGCCCTCTTCAATGTGAGAGACCAAGACTCTGGAGACAACAGCAAAACGGTCTGCTCCGTGCAGATGAATCTCCCTTTTGTGCTGAAAGCCACCACAAACAACTTTTATCAGCTTGTGCTCCAAAGTCCCCTAGACAGAGAGACGGTCACTGAATACAACATCACCATCACTGCCATTGACTGGGGAGCTCCTAGGCTCACTTCAACAAGATTGATTAACGTTCAGATCTCCGATGTCAATGATAATTCTCCCCTTTTTGAAAAGTCTTCATATGACATGCAAATCAGGGAGAATAATATTCCAGGCTTGTTCATTGGCTCAGTCCATGCTCTGGATCTAGACACAACCCTGAATGCTAAAGTGAATTACATAGTTCTGCCTGGGAAAGGTGATGGCATGATGACTTCTTACATCTCAATCAACTCTGAAACTGGAAACATGTATGCCCTCCGATCCCTGGACTATGAGCAGATAAGAGGCTTCAGAGTCACTGTGGGGGCATCTGATGGTGGTTCTCCTTCCCTGAGCTCAGAAGTGATTGTCCGAATCCACATCATAGATGAGAATGACAACGCTCCCTTCTTCCTGTATCCCCTCCAGAACAACACATCCCCATGCAATGAGCTGCTTCCCAAGTCAGCCGAGGCCGGCTATCTGGTCACCAAGGTGGTTGCAGTGGATGGAGATTCTGGCCAAAACTCCTGGCTTTCCTATGAATTGCTGAAGGCCACAGACCCAGCCCTTTTCAGCATAGGAGCGCAGAATGGGGAAGTGAAAACCAGGAGAGTCCTGAATGAGCGAGACACAAGTAAGCAGAGGCTGGTGATACTGGTCAGAGACAACGGCCTTCCTCCGCAGACCAGCACGGCGTTGCTTAATGTTCTTCTTGTGGATGGCTTTTCGGATCCCTTCCTGAGGAGGGTGGATGTCAGTGTGCAAGAACCGGAAGAAGATAAAACCTTGACCAAGTATCTGGTGATCTGCTTGGCTGCAGTCTCCTTTGTGTTCCTGGTCTGCATTGTTGTGTTTATTGTGGTCAAAATCTTCAAGAAGGACCCACAAAGCCATTTTACTGCAGCTGTTCCTCACTTCCCACCTGCCGGTTCTGATACTCCAGGGAACTGTGCTGATTCACAGAATGGATCGCTTTCCAGGACTTACCGTTATGATGTTTGTTTGACTGGTGGATCCTTAAGTAGCGAGTTCCGATTTCTCAGGCCTCTCTTTCCTGTCTTTTCGGTGGGAGATGTTAGCGTCCCAGAGAACAGTGGTATTTCTGCAGGCATCCAAGATACTTCTGAGCAGGTTGCAGTTAATGGCGCAAAGAAAGAG tatgaCTTTTTGCAACATGGAAAAATGTGGGGACAAAATGCCAACATACTGGGATTTTTACTCGATGGTTGCAAACATAGTTTCCAGGCATATTTTCCTAGTGCA AATGGGGAGGTGAAAACCATGAGGCTGGTGAACATCCGAGACAGTTTCAAACACACTCTTATTGTGGCAGTTAGGGATAATGGGCATCCTCCACAGTCTGCCTCTGCAACCCTAAGGATTCTTCTAGTGGACGGCTTCTCTGATCCTTACATGAAAATTATGGAAAATCCTAAGGATGAAGTCCCTCAGGAGGGAGATCATACTCTAACACTGTATCTGATTATCTGCTTGGTTGCCATCTCATCCATTTTTCTGCTTTCTGTCACTGTGTTTATTGTAACCAAGTTTCAGAAGTGA
- the LOC116510757 gene encoding protocadherin beta-16-like, giving the protein MEASPTSRQVVLFFISLCSSGMLCEPFHYSVPEEKKAGSIVANVLKDLKVDVKELSARRAQLISKSSREDFQLDPHSGNIILRDKIDRESLCGLNDPCILFFEIVLENPLQVFRIEVQVEDVNDNSPMFSKNQFIFEIPEQTPINARFPLVAAHDLDTGENAIRNYILSPSEYFKLDVQSQKDGSKYAELLLAKPLDREVIPQFILTLEAVDGGIPRRTGTAQIIIDILDTNDNVPQFVQAVYKVQLMENSHPGSLVAKVEATDKDIGSNAHIIYTFSQAPADVLRSFRLNNHTGEIMLVGKIDYEKKQNYELSIKAADGGGLSAFCKVLIDVEDENDNYPEITISSIANLLPENSPPETLLAVFSVKDEDSGDNGRTTCNIDANQPFQLKRTKSNYYQLVTQQPLDREQMSHYNITITATDQGSPRLTSMTVISIQLSDVNDNPPMFERGFYNLHLRENNIPGLLIGSVHAVDVDTEQNGKVTYSLLFGEIREEPASSYISINSETGNLYAIRSIDYEDIQDFQVVVRAVDKGSPPLSSETMVRVLITDENDNAPFILCPLQNSTSPSNDLVPRGAETGYLVTKVVAVDRDSGQNSWLSYQLLKATDPSLFAIGTQNGEVKTMRPVNIRDSFKHTLIVAVSDNGHPPQSASATLRILLVDGFSDPYMKIMDNPKDEVPQEGDHTLTLYLIICLVAISSIFLLSVTVFIATKFQKQRKFIGSSHSAGNFPGGPNLQDKCVDPNTGASSQAYSYEVCLADGSLSSEFKFLRPFFPVFTMEHQKTLLNPQIRNDCHDLPNQSDENEHISQVRIIINIIKL; this is encoded by the coding sequence ATGGAAGCATCTCCTACTAGCAGGCAAGTGGTCTTGTTCTTTATTTCTCTATGTAGCTCTGGTATGTTGTGTGAACCATTCCACTATTCAGTGCCTGAGGAGAAGAAAGCTGGATCAATAGTAGCAAATGTGCTAAAAGATTTGAAAGTGGATGTGAAGGAGCTCTCTGCTCGCAGAGCACAGTTGATTTCTAAGAGCTCCAGAGAGGATTTCCAACTGGATCCTCATTCTGGGAATATAATATTGAGGGATAAAATTGATCGAGAATCTTTGTGTGGTCTGAATGATCCCTGCATTTTGTTCTTTGAAATTGTATTGGAAAATCCTTTGCAAGTGTTCAGAATTGAAGTTCAGGTAGAAGATGTCAATGATAATTCCCCTATGTTCTCTAAGAATCAATTCATTTTTGAAATACCTGAACAGACTCCCATAAATGCACGTTTTCCCTTGGTGGCAGCCCACGATTTAGACACAGGGGAAAATGCTATCCGGAACTACATACTTAGCCCAAGCGAATATTTTAAGCTGGACGTACAAAGTCAAAAGGATGGCAGCAAATATGCAGAACTGCTTTTGGCAAAACCATTAGACCGCGAGGTGATCCCTCAGTTTATCCTCACCCTGGAAGCTGTGGATGGAGGGATCCCAAGGAGAACTGGCACAGCACAGATAATTATTGATATTCTGGATACCAATGATAACGTGCCCCAATTTGTACAAGCAGTGTATAAAGTGCAGCTAATGGAAAATAGTCATCCAGGTTCATTGGTTGCTAAAGTTGAAGCCACCGACAAAGACATTGGATCCAATGCTCACATAATTTACACTTTTAGCCAAGCACCAGCAGATGTACTTCGATCATTCAGGTTAAACAATCATACTGGGGAAATTATGCTCGTAGGGAAAATTGATTacgaaaaaaaacaaaattatgaacTCAGCATCAAGGCCGCAGATGGAGGGGGATTGTCTGCATTTTGCAAAGTCCTTATTGATGTTGAGGATGAGAATGACAATTACCCTGAGATAACTATATCATCCATCGCAAATCTCTTACCAGAAAACTCTCCACCTGAAACACTgctggctgtattcagtgttaaGGATGAAGATTCTGGAGATAATGGCAGAACTACCTGCAACATTGATGCAAATCAACCTTTTCAACTGAAACGCACAAAGAGCAATTACTACCAGCTTGTGACTCAACAGCCATTGGACAGAGAACAAATGTCACATTATAACATCACCATCACAGCCACCGACCAAGGTTCTCCCAGACTCACTTCAATGACAGTTATTAGCATTCAACTTTCAGACGTCAATGATAACCCTCCAATGTTTGAAAGAGGTTTCTACAATTTGCACTTACGAGAAAACAACATTCCGGGACTGCTCATTGGATCAGTCCATGCTGTGGATGTGGACACAGAACAGAATGGCAAAGTAACCTACTCTCTTTTGTTTGGAGAGATCAGAGAAGAGCCTGCATCATCTTACATCTCCATCAACTCTGAAACTGGGAACTTGTATGCCATTCGATCTATAGATTATGAGGATATACAGGATTTCCAGGTGGTGGTGAGGGCTGTAGACAAGGGCTCACCTCCCTTGAGCTCAGAAACGATGGTCCGAGTTCTTATCACAGATGAAAATGACAATGCCCCCTTCATCCTCTGCCCCCTTCAGAACAGCACTTCTCCATCAAATGATCTGGTTCCCAGGGGAGCAGAGACAGGCTACCTAGTCACCAAAGTGGTGGCAGTGGACAGAGATTCAGGGCAGAATTCTTGGCTTTCCTATCAGTTGCTGAAGGCCACAGATCCGAGTCTCTTCGCTATTGGGACTCAGAATGGGGAGGTGAAAACCATGAGGCCGGTGAACATCCGAGACAGTTTCAAACACACTCTTATTGTGGCAGTTAGTGATAATGGGCATCCTCCTCAGTCTGCTTCTGCGACCCTAAGGATTCTTCTAGTGGACGGCTTCTCTGATCCTTACATGAAAATTATGGATAATCCTAAGGATGAAGTCCCGCAAGAAGGAGATCATACTCTAACACTGTATCTGATTATCTGCTTGGTTGCCATCTCATCCATTTTTCTACTTTCTGTCACTGTGTTTATTGCAACCAAGTTTCAGAAGCAAAGGAAGTTCATAGGAAGTTCTCATTCCGCAGGGAATTTCCCTGGGGGACCAAATTTGCAAGACAAGTGTGTGGATCCTAATACTGGGGCATCTTCCCAGGCCTACAGCTATGAAGTGTGCTTAGCTGATGGGTCTCTGAGCAGTGAGTTTAAATTCCTTAGGCCTTTCTTTCCTGTTTTTACTATGGAGCATCAAAAAACTCTGCTGAATCCACAGATTCGTAATGATTGCCATGATCTTCCTAATCAATCGGATGAAAATGAGCACATATCCCAGGTGAGaataattattaatataattaaGTTATAA